One Gammaproteobacteria bacterium genomic region harbors:
- a CDS encoding pteridine reductase, which yields MAKDTTPQAVRKVAIITGAAHRIGASITKNLHQSGMNVVLHYRHSHEEAQCLCHDLNAMRPHSAITLQADLHHAESWQPLIEKSQQQWGRLDLLVNNASSFYPTKVANVTEAIWDELVSSNLKTPFFLSQAAAPHLKKHQGSIVNIVDIHAERPLKNHPVYSIAKAGLVMMTKSLACELGPEIRVNGVAPGAILWPDHNMDDETRQRIISRTFLQRQGEANNIAEAVLFLARNAPYTTGHILTVDGGRSLNS from the coding sequence ATGGCGAAGGATACCACACCGCAGGCGGTGCGTAAGGTTGCAATTATCACGGGCGCCGCCCACCGAATAGGTGCCTCGATCACAAAAAACCTTCATCAATCAGGCATGAATGTGGTGCTGCACTATCGCCACTCCCACGAGGAGGCTCAATGCCTCTGCCATGACCTCAATGCCATGCGACCTCACTCAGCGATCACATTGCAAGCTGATCTGCACCATGCGGAAAGCTGGCAGCCACTCATCGAAAAGTCGCAACAACAGTGGGGGCGATTGGATCTACTGGTCAACAACGCCTCCAGCTTTTACCCGACTAAAGTCGCCAATGTTACCGAAGCGATCTGGGATGAGTTGGTGAGTTCAAACCTCAAAACACCCTTTTTCCTCTCACAGGCTGCGGCACCCCATCTTAAAAAGCATCAGGGATCCATTGTGAATATTGTCGATATCCACGCCGAGCGCCCACTCAAAAACCACCCAGTCTACTCAATTGCTAAAGCAGGGCTGGTGATGATGACAAAATCCCTCGCTTGTGAACTAGGCCCGGAAATTCGCGTCAATGGCGTGGCTCCTGGTGCTATTCTATGGCCGGATCACAACATGGATGATGAGACTCGGCAGCGCATCATTTCACGCACCTTTCTCCAGCGTCAGGGAGAGGCCAATAATATTGCAGAGGCTGTGCTATTTTTAG